The following DNA comes from Henckelia pumila isolate YLH828 unplaced genomic scaffold, ASM3356847v2 CTG_461:::fragment_3, whole genome shotgun sequence.
tcaaaaaaataaacaaaaaaaactcTTGTTGGAATATCAAGGAAACTCACTTTGTCTTCAATCCCCCCTCGTCACTATTTCTTCTCTTCCTTTTCAGCCTCCGCAGCTCTCTTGGCTCTCACACCGACATGGCGCTCGTTGGTGCGCTCCAGACGCAGCTTGTCATATGCCTTGAATGATTTCATCTCTGCTGTGACCTTCACTAGCTCAACATTAGGCTTCTCAAGTACAATTGGCAAGACAGGGCCGGAAACTTGTGTTGCTGTTGCCAACTCCTCAGGTGTGGAATCACCAGCCTGTGGAGAAAACGAGTTACAGAATTCTGAAAGTACAAACAAGTTTTTTTGATGAAAAACTATGGTCGAATTATCCTGGCCACCTTAAATTTGCGAGCACGCCTTGGGAAAACAACAAGCTTCGCCTTGTATGTCTTCAGCCTCTGGACATTAGTCTGGAGCCCCTCCAAGGAACGGTTTCTGCGCCGATGATCGACAGAGATGCCAATAGTTGGGGCGAGTTTCTTAGGGACACCTGCAGCCTGGTTTATACAAAATTACAAATCAATACAGAGATCACAAATCTATTATGTTTAACAATAGCATACAAGCAGTCTCTTCTATAAAGAAAATTGGAAGCAACTTTGAGATCCAGTGTATTCCCGACGAAAATAATTCCAGTGGGAGTGAACAGATAATGAAAAAGATTAGCATAGATAGGAAAAACTGCAAAACATATTAACAATAGTAGAATGAAATTACCCAGGCTATTTAACCACATTTCTAACATGAATGTAAATCGAATTAAATCATCATAGACAACCATGTCACATGCAACGAGCACGGTTTATGGCATGATATAATTAAACAGACCTTTAGCTCCTCCAGAGAAAATCCTCTACCAGCTCTGACTTTCATGTTGTACTTCAGTGTCTGACCATGAACAACAGGGCGAAGGGGTCCAGCTATAGGCCTAGGAAAAATCTTCACGGCTTTCTTTTGTCTTGCTAAAGAAGGGCGGTACATAAATCAGAAGCAGCATATTATATGATTGCCCAAGAAGCATTGGAAGAAAATGTACAGAATAAAAAGTCAGAACACAAAAATAAACAAGCAGGTAACATCAGAAGGAATGA
Coding sequences within:
- the LOC140871820 gene encoding large ribosomal subunit protein eL13z-like produces the protein MVKHNNVVPNGHFRKHWQNNVKTWFNQPARKERRRNARQKKAVKIFPRPIAGPLRPVVHGQTLKYNMKVRAGRGFSLEELKAAGVPKKLAPTIGISVDHRRRNRSLEGLQTNVQRLKTYKAKLVVFPRRARKFKAGDSTPEELATATQVSGPVLPIVLEKPNVELVKVTAEMKSFKAYDKLRLERTNERHVGVRAKRAAEAEKEEKK